The Paenibacillus dendritiformis region GTATAGGCGACGAGCGAGATCCAGAGCGTTGCCGTGTCCGAGCCGGCTATTCCAGCCTGCGAGTATACCGGTTGCGCCAGCAAATCGATCGAACCGGCCAGCACGAGCTTTTTGAACATCCCGAATCCAATCCGGGTTACCCCAATCATCACATGGTCGATGTGAAATTTCGAGGTAAGCTGGGGATAGAATACCTGAAACTGCTTAATCGGCCCGGCCACCATCGTCGGGAAGAAGAAAATAAACGACAACAGTCCTTCCGGCCGATGTTCCGGCAAAGTTCCACGCTTGCGTTCGACCAAGTAATGAATCAGCTCGAACGTAAAGTAAGAAATGCCTAACGGCAGCACAATCTGCTCCGCCTTCGGCAAGAAGGGCTGATGCAAAAACGAAAACAATTCATTTAACGTATCCAGCATCATATTCGTGTACTTGAAATAACCAAGCACGAGAATGGCGCCGATAATGCCCGCGGGATAAATCCACCGCTTGGTCCACTTCGCCGCAGCCTTAACCACCATAATGGCGATGACAACCTCGGCAAGCAACAGGAACAGATAAGAGCCTGCATAATAATAGTAGAATGTGACGCCTGCGGCAAAGAGCACCCAGGGTCTGACACGATGCGGCATGAGGTGATACGTGACGACAGCCACGAGCACAAACAGCCAATAAATCCAATCTGTATAAATCATAATTTCCGTATCCACCATCCAAATTGCCAAACTATCTGTATCTTAAACCTTTGTTCATCTTACAACATCTAGTAGTTAAATTATATGAAAACTTCATAAAGACCCCTTATTATTTTCTTAAAAACGACAAAAAATCCCTTTTAGCAAACTCTTCCTTCCCTATAATTAGATGCGTGAAACGGCCCGAAAGTTTTGAATTATTTCAAGAATTAACGGCGGCAATTTTTTGCAGACAAAAAGGAGCATGGCGTTCTTTTATTAAGTGGGTATTCCATAAATTGGAACATAAGCGTGTGCTCCGTTTCTTGGCCTGATGGGATGCTCTAGTTTCTCTTTTGATCGCTATCCCAACGAGTCAGGAGTGGTGTGTGGGGAACGTTAATTGGTTGGCCGGGTGGTCGAAGTGTCTGCTGTCTCTTTTGAGCGCTATCCCAACGAGTCAGGAGTGGTGTGTCGGGAACGTTAATTGGTTGGTCGAGTAGTGGAAGTGTCTGTGTGCCCTTTTGATCGCTATCCCAACGAGTCAGGAGTGGTGTGTAGGGAACGTTAATTGGTTGTTCGAGTAGTGGAAGTGTCTGTGTGCCTCTTTTGATCGCTATCCCAACGAGTCAGGAGTGGTGTGTTGAGAACGTTAATTGGTTGGCCGGGTGGTCGAAGTGTCTGCTGTCTCTTTTGAACGCTATCCCAACGAGTCAGGAGTGGTGTGTTGAGAACGTTAATTGGTTGGTCGAGTAGTGGAAGTGTCTGTGTGCCCTTTTGATCGCTATCCCAACGAGTCAGGAGTGGTGTGTTGGGAACGTTAATTGGTTGGTCGAGTAGCGGAAGTGTCTGCTGCCTCTTTTGAACGCTATCCCAACGAGTCAGGAGTGGTGTGTCGGGAACGTTAATTGGTTGGTCGAGTAGTGGAAGTGTCCGCTGACTCTTTTGATCGCTATCCCAACGAGTCAGGCAAGGAGCGTGGGGAATGTAACGCGTCAGCAGGATTGTAGCAACGGTTGCCCTTCACAGAATGAATGGGGAAAATGGCGGAGTGCGGTACTTCTGATTCGAGGGGATAGTGGAGCAAAGAATCGAAAGGTATGTATGAAGTGCAGGCGCCGGGAAGAGGAGCTACCTCATGTCAGCCTGCCATATATGTAAACCTGATAATAGAAAAAAAGGTTTACGAACTCTTGTCGTCATCATGCCATTCTTGTAAAATAAAACGTTGTAACGTTAACTTTGTATCAGTTCATTTTGGTTTACAGAAAAGAGGAGAACGTATGATGCCAGATAACCTGCCTAAACCGGTGAATGCCGCCGGCCTGTTCGTATCCTCGACCGGGACAGAGGTAGGGAAGACGGTCGTTGTTTCAGGGATTGCCGCTTACCTCCATTCGGTTCGGAGGCGCAAGCTCAGCCTCTGGAAGCCGGTGCAGAGCGGCGTGGCGTTAGGGTCTCCGGATGCGGACAGCTACCGGCTGCGAATGGGCAGCGGAATGTCCGAGCTCGCCGAGGAGGACATTGCGACGTGGACGCTGCGTGAGCCGTTGGCGCCCTGGATGGCATGTGAACGGGAAGGGATTCGTTTTTCTATGGAAGCCCTGATGGAAGAAGGCAGCCGGCGACTGGAGTCGGATGCGTTCCTGCTGGTAGAAGGAGCGGGCGGCATTGCCGTTCCGTTGACGCGGGAGATGACGATGGCGGATCTGGCTCAGGAGCTGGGACTTCCTGTGCTGCTCGTGTCTGCCCCCGGATTGGGCACGGTCAGTCACACGGTAACAGCCATCCATTATGCCCGCGAATGGGGCAACGATGATATTGCTGTCGTGTTCAGCGGTCCGCCGGAGGCGGCATCGGAGAGGGAGATCCAAGAGAATGCCTGCATGATCGAAGCGATGACGAATGTACCTGTATTGGGGCTGATGCCATGGCTGCCGCAGCCGGAAGGCATACAGGCGGCTGATCTGTTCGCTTGGGCGGCATGGCGGGAGCGATGGTTGCAATGCACAATGCGCCTGTCTCGGCTGACGAAGTGGTTGGCAGACCGGGAATGGGGAAAAGTGAAGGAGCGATGATGATGAGCAAAACATTGCAAGAGCAGCAGATGGATTGGCGCAAGCTGGCGGATAAGTCGTTAGCCGGCGAAGGAATAAGCC contains the following coding sequences:
- a CDS encoding MBOAT family O-acyltransferase; protein product: MIYTDWIYWLFVLVAVVTYHLMPHRVRPWVLFAAGVTFYYYYAGSYLFLLLAEVVIAIMVVKAAAKWTKRWIYPAGIIGAILVLGYFKYTNMMLDTLNELFSFLHQPFLPKAEQIVLPLGISYFTFELIHYLVERKRGTLPEHRPEGLLSFIFFFPTMVAGPIKQFQVFYPQLTSKFHIDHVMIGVTRIGFGMFKKLVLAGSIDLLAQPVYSQAGIAGSDTATLWISLVAYTFVIYFDFSGYSDIAIGTARLFGIVVPENFRFPYLARSVAEFWNRWHISLGSWLTRYVYFPLGGSRVSAPRVYLNLMATMTVSGLWHGAAWNFVVWGMFHGVMLCIHRFYVKQIKPSLKPVPKWLKPGTTTIAILITFFGVTISRVFFILPIVDGWDLMLRLLGMR
- the bioD gene encoding dethiobiotin synthase, yielding MMPDNLPKPVNAAGLFVSSTGTEVGKTVVVSGIAAYLHSVRRRKLSLWKPVQSGVALGSPDADSYRLRMGSGMSELAEEDIATWTLREPLAPWMACEREGIRFSMEALMEEGSRRLESDAFLLVEGAGGIAVPLTREMTMADLAQELGLPVLLVSAPGLGTVSHTVTAIHYAREWGNDDIAVVFSGPPEAASEREIQENACMIEAMTNVPVLGLMPWLPQPEGIQAADLFAWAAWRERWLQCTMRLSRLTKWLADREWGKVKER